A DNA window from Arachis duranensis cultivar V14167 chromosome 3, aradu.V14167.gnm2.J7QH, whole genome shotgun sequence contains the following coding sequences:
- the LOC107478877 gene encoding peptide methionine sulfoxide reductase — protein sequence MASSTGQNPAHDPDTDKPENPDHEFAEFGAGCFWGVELAFQRVVGVIKTEVGYTQGHSHDPTYKQVCTGTTNHVEVVRVQFDPKLCTYNTLLDLFWSRHDPTSLNRQGNDVGAQYRSGIYYYNETQARLAQESKEAKQSEFKGKIVTEILPAKRFYRAEEYHQQYLEKGGGRGLKQSAEKGCNDPIRCYG from the exons ATGGCATCAAGCACAGGGCAGAACCCGGCCCATGACCCGGACACAGATAAACCGGAAAACCCGGATCACGAGTTCGCAGAGTTCGGAGCGGGTTGTTTCTGGGGGGTGGAGCTTGCGTTTCAGAGAGTGGTTGGTGTCATCAAAACTGAGGTTGGTTACACGCAGGGTCACTCCCATGATCCCACTTACAAGCAGGTCTGCACCGGAACCACCAACCATGTCGAAGTCGTTCGCGTGCAGTTCGATCCCAAACTCTGCACCTACAACACTCTCTTGGATCTCTTTTGGTCTCGCCATGACCCCACTTCACTCAATCGCCAG GGCAATGATGTGGGTGCACAATATAGATCAGGAATATACTACTACAATGAAACTCAAGCTCGTTTAGCCCAAGAATCAAAAGAAGCTAAGCAATCAGAATTTAAGGGCAAGATTGTCACAGAAATTCTTCCAGCAAAGAGGTTCTACAGAGCAGAGGAATACCATCAGCAGTATCTGGAGAAAGGTGGTGGTAGAGGCCTCAAGCAATCTGCTGAAAAGGGTTGCAATGATCCCATAAGGTGCTATGGTTGA
- the LOC107478875 gene encoding BTB/POZ and TAZ domain-containing protein 1 isoform X2, producing MDTFMTTTRVLPEPDLYLYTSVSTPIPVHASILASASPVLENIIMSNKIIKISGVPHRAVIAFLRFLYSFRCRKEEMEKYGMHLLALSHVYAVPELKKRCVKAVGEHVTEESVVDVLQLSRLCDAPDLYLKCVKLVDDRFKKVERTEGWRFLQNHDPALELDILCILDDNDNRKKRLMMRKRQEKVYLQLSKAMECLEHICTEGCTNVGPYDVELRKGREPCTKFGDTCQGMQALIQHFATCTNGNSGGCMRCKRMWQLFRLHSSICHRHDSCKVPLCRGKKRREKMMEDGDYL from the exons ATGGATACGTTTATGACTACCACCCGGGTGTTACCAGAACCCGACCTTTACCTATACACTTCAGTCTCAACACCCATTCCAGTTCATGCCAGCATCTTG GCTTCGGCATCACCGGTTTTAGAGAACATCATAATGTccaacaaaatcatcaaaatctCCGGCGTTCCGCACCGAGCTGTCATTGCCTTCCTACGCTTCCTCTATTCCTTCAG GTGCAGGAAGGAGGAGATGGAGAAGTACGGAATGCACCTTCTAGCGCTATCGCACGTGTACGCGGTGCCGGAGCTGAAGAAAAGGTGCGTGAAAGCAGTGGGGGAGCACGTGACAGAGGAGAGCGTGGTAGACGTGTTGCAACTGTCGCGGCTCTGCGACGCACCGGATCTTTATCTCAAGTGCGTGAAGTTGGTGGATGATCGGTTCAAGAAGGTGGAGAGAACTGAGGGATGGAGATTCTTACAGAACCATGACCCTGCTCTCGAGCTAGATATCCTCTGTATTCTTGACGACAACGATAAc aggaagaagagattgaTGATGAGGAAGAGACAAGAGAAGGTGTACTTGCAACTGAGTAAAGCAATGGAGTGTTTGGAACACATTTGTACGGAAGGGTGCACCAATGTGGGGCCCTACGATGTGGAACTTCGAAAGGGGAGAGAACCATGCACCAAGTTTGGTGACACGTGTCAGGGGATGCAAGCTTTGATACAACACTTTGCCACGTGTACGAACGGGAATAGTGGAGGCTGCATGAGGTGCAAGCGCATGTGGCAGCTCTTTAGGCTTCACTCCTCCATTTGCCATCGCCATGATTCCTGCAAGGTCCCTCTTTGCAg AGgcaagaagagaagagaaaagatgaTGGAAGATGGAGACTACTTGTGA
- the LOC107478875 gene encoding BTB/POZ and TAZ domain-containing protein 1 isoform X1 — translation MDTFMTTTRVLPEPDLYLYTSVSTPIPVHASILASASPVLENIIMSNKIIKISGVPHRAVIAFLRFLYSFRCRKEEMEKYGMHLLALSHVYAVPELKKRCVKAVGEHVTEESVVDVLQLSRLCDAPDLYLKCVKLVDDRFKKVERTEGWRFLQNHDPALELDILCILDDNDNRKKRLMMRKRQEKVYLQLSKAMECLEHICTEGCTNVGPYDVELRKGREPCTKFGDTCQGMQALIQHFATCTNGNSGGCMRCKRMWQLFRLHSSICHRHDSCKVPLCRQIELKRQEEKRKDDGRWRLLVRKVASAKAMSSLSLSNTKCGFNKF, via the exons ATGGATACGTTTATGACTACCACCCGGGTGTTACCAGAACCCGACCTTTACCTATACACTTCAGTCTCAACACCCATTCCAGTTCATGCCAGCATCTTG GCTTCGGCATCACCGGTTTTAGAGAACATCATAATGTccaacaaaatcatcaaaatctCCGGCGTTCCGCACCGAGCTGTCATTGCCTTCCTACGCTTCCTCTATTCCTTCAG GTGCAGGAAGGAGGAGATGGAGAAGTACGGAATGCACCTTCTAGCGCTATCGCACGTGTACGCGGTGCCGGAGCTGAAGAAAAGGTGCGTGAAAGCAGTGGGGGAGCACGTGACAGAGGAGAGCGTGGTAGACGTGTTGCAACTGTCGCGGCTCTGCGACGCACCGGATCTTTATCTCAAGTGCGTGAAGTTGGTGGATGATCGGTTCAAGAAGGTGGAGAGAACTGAGGGATGGAGATTCTTACAGAACCATGACCCTGCTCTCGAGCTAGATATCCTCTGTATTCTTGACGACAACGATAAc aggaagaagagattgaTGATGAGGAAGAGACAAGAGAAGGTGTACTTGCAACTGAGTAAAGCAATGGAGTGTTTGGAACACATTTGTACGGAAGGGTGCACCAATGTGGGGCCCTACGATGTGGAACTTCGAAAGGGGAGAGAACCATGCACCAAGTTTGGTGACACGTGTCAGGGGATGCAAGCTTTGATACAACACTTTGCCACGTGTACGAACGGGAATAGTGGAGGCTGCATGAGGTGCAAGCGCATGTGGCAGCTCTTTAGGCTTCACTCCTCCATTTGCCATCGCCATGATTCCTGCAAGGTCCCTCTTTGCAg ACAAATTGAATTGAAGAGgcaagaagagaagagaaaagatgaTGGAAGATGGAGACTACTTGTGAGGAAGGTGGCTTCAGCCAAAGCCATGTCATCTTTGTCACTCTCAAACACCAAGTGTGGGTTCAACAAATTCTAG